The following coding sequences are from one Paenibacillus sp. FSL R5-0912 window:
- the yycI gene encoding two-component system regulatory protein YycI, translated as MDWGRAKSVLIYAFLVLNLLLCYQLWIDVRDQVSAGLDFTSLSAETQAVMEEKGIRLLCPIPAATPQLPDITYRYSGEEQNEVPVKLNEPIDSKLMYSSFSELSSLLESQITDIANYRFDSQESEVGKFVLHPLVDNKWSLFRVRLELINSDQKIVAYRWPQIEIGASRSDNLQKVLPASQALSSLIEKYFPANSAVKEIELGYYGELFNSESQVASPMWRFMLENGSAYYVDAISADIISPKTTE; from the coding sequence ATGGACTGGGGAAGAGCCAAAAGTGTATTAATCTACGCCTTTCTGGTGCTGAATCTGCTGCTATGCTATCAGCTATGGATAGATGTGCGCGATCAGGTCAGCGCGGGGCTTGACTTCACTTCCCTGTCCGCAGAAACGCAGGCGGTGATGGAGGAGAAGGGCATCCGGCTGCTGTGTCCGATTCCGGCTGCCACTCCGCAGCTGCCTGATATCACGTACCGCTATTCCGGAGAAGAGCAGAACGAAGTGCCGGTGAAGCTTAATGAGCCGATCGACAGCAAGCTGATGTATTCCTCGTTCTCCGAACTGAGCAGCCTGCTGGAGAGCCAGATTACGGATATTGCGAATTACCGCTTTGATTCACAGGAGAGCGAGGTGGGCAAGTTCGTGCTTCATCCGCTGGTGGACAATAAGTGGTCACTGTTCAGAGTAAGGCTGGAGCTGATTAACAGTGACCAGAAGATTGTGGCGTACCGCTGGCCGCAGATTGAGATCGGTGCCAGCCGGAGCGATAATCTGCAAAAGGTGCTTCCGGCCTCGCAGGCGCTCAGCAGCCTGATCGAGAAGTATTTCCCGGCCAATTCTGCGGTGAAGGAGATTGAGCTTGGCTATTACGGTGAATTATTCAACTCCGAGAGCCAGGTGGCTTCGCCGATGTGGCGGTTTATGCTGGAGAACGGCAGCGCCTATTACGTGGATGCAATAAGTGCGGACATTATCAGTCCTAAGACAACAGAGTAG
- a CDS encoding cold-shock protein, whose protein sequence is MQTGTVKWFNAEKGFGFIEVEGGSDVFVHFSAITGDGFKTLDEGQRVEFNVVQGNRGPQAENVVKL, encoded by the coding sequence ATGCAAACAGGTACAGTTAAATGGTTCAACGCAGAAAAAGGATTCGGTTTCATCGAAGTTGAAGGCGGAAGCGACGTATTCGTTCACTTCAGCGCAATCACTGGCGACGGCTTCAAAACTTTGGACGAAGGCCAACGCGTTGAATTCAACGTTGTTCAAGGCAACCGCGGACCACAAGCCGAAAACGTTGTAAAACTGTAA
- a CDS encoding S1C family serine protease, which produces MGLFDDDFYSTKVSRRRAGKQGTSKGYAEGKWSVRRSRRSLATWQVSLICSVCSAVVAVLLFSLVTGQLTEEKAQAPAVIDNVAVSSADPYDRIIQAAALVRPAAVSIINHKEDNKELNILDESALGSGVIYKKDDNKAYIITNNHVIEGSGKLEVVTVDGVTRKAELIGTDKVSDIAVLSIDAKGINTVAQIGDSSKLRLGETVIAIGNPLGLGDTLTSGIVSNTERTIPVSLNQDGVYDWEQEVIQTDAAINEGNSGGALVDLDGKVIGINTMKISDTGVEGLGFAIPANHVMETADELAANGKIARSYLGVYSVDLNNPYVPLAEDQRKELNLPTTVTDGVVVLDAVGPAKDAGLQFNDVITKFDEKPITSTLSLRKYLYDHTKIGDDLQITFYRNGEVKQVTVQLLEKPEE; this is translated from the coding sequence GTGGGATTGTTTGATGATGATTTCTATTCAACCAAGGTGTCGCGGCGCAGAGCCGGCAAACAGGGTACCTCCAAAGGATACGCCGAAGGGAAATGGTCTGTCCGCAGATCGCGGCGTTCACTGGCTACATGGCAGGTATCGCTGATCTGCTCCGTATGCAGTGCGGTAGTGGCTGTATTGCTGTTCAGTCTGGTTACGGGACAGCTGACCGAGGAGAAAGCACAGGCTCCGGCAGTAATTGATAATGTGGCTGTGAGCAGTGCAGACCCGTATGACCGGATTATTCAGGCTGCCGCGCTTGTCCGCCCGGCGGCAGTAAGCATCATTAATCATAAGGAAGACAACAAGGAACTTAATATTCTCGATGAGTCTGCATTAGGATCGGGAGTTATCTATAAGAAGGACGACAATAAGGCATATATCATTACCAATAATCATGTGATTGAAGGCTCCGGCAAGCTGGAGGTTGTTACCGTGGATGGTGTAACCCGCAAAGCGGAGCTGATCGGTACCGACAAGGTGAGTGATATCGCAGTGCTCTCTATTGATGCCAAAGGGATTAACACGGTTGCACAGATCGGGGATTCCTCCAAACTTCGTCTGGGGGAGACGGTCATTGCGATCGGGAACCCGCTGGGCCTCGGCGATACGCTGACCTCTGGCATTGTCAGTAATACAGAGCGGACGATCCCGGTATCTCTGAACCAGGATGGGGTATACGACTGGGAGCAGGAGGTTATCCAGACTGATGCTGCCATTAATGAAGGCAACAGCGGGGGCGCACTGGTTGACCTGGACGGCAAAGTGATCGGCATCAACACGATGAAGATTTCGGATACGGGCGTGGAGGGGCTGGGATTCGCGATACCCGCCAACCATGTGATGGAGACAGCAGATGAGCTTGCGGCTAACGGGAAAATTGCCCGTTCCTACCTGGGTGTGTACTCTGTGGATTTGAACAATCCGTATGTACCGCTGGCTGAAGACCAGCGCAAAGAGCTTAACCTTCCAACTACGGTAACCGATGGGGTTGTGGTATTGGATGCAGTGGGTCCGGCTAAGGATGCAGGCCTGCAATTCAATGATGTAATTACCAAGTTCGATGAGAAGCCGATTACATCCACCTTGTCCCTGCGCAAGTATTTGTACGATCACACCAAGATCGGTGATGATCTGCAAATTACATTTTACCGCAATGGTGAAGTGAAGCAGGTGACGGTACAGCTTCTTGAGAAACCCGAGGAATAA
- a CDS encoding cytochrome ubiquinol oxidase subunit I produces MDTVILSRIQFASTTIFHYFFVPVSIGLALLIAIMETMYVRKGNEEYKRMAQFWGKLFLINFAVGVVTGILQEFQFGMNWSDYSRFVGDVFGAPLAIEALLAFFLESTFIGIWIFGWDKVSKRIHLLSIWLVAFGTMLSAFWILAANSFMQHPVGFQINNGRAEMNDIFALITNGQLLVEFPHTVLAAYATGAFLVTGISAYKLLKKQDVPFFRKSFEIAAIVGIISSFGVAVAGHAQAQYLVETQPMKMAASEALWGESGDPAPWTIFANIDTDNKTNSNEIQVPYLLSFLSYSKFSGEVKGMNELQAEYEQKYGPGDYIPPVKTTFWSFRIMVAAGSLMIALGVYAIYLMWRKKMDKPNTWFMRFMFWGLLLPPIANTSGWIMTEIGRQPWTVFGLMTTEDSVSPNITSGQVLFSVISFTAIYAILGAVMIGLFIKVIKKGPYAMDNEHGESHDPYNKED; encoded by the coding sequence ATGGATACAGTAATACTGTCGCGTATACAATTTGCGTCGACGACGATTTTTCATTATTTCTTTGTGCCGGTATCGATCGGACTAGCGCTCTTAATTGCTATTATGGAGACCATGTACGTTAGAAAAGGCAATGAAGAGTACAAAAGAATGGCGCAGTTCTGGGGGAAGCTGTTCCTCATTAACTTCGCAGTAGGCGTAGTGACAGGGATATTGCAGGAGTTCCAGTTCGGAATGAACTGGTCTGACTATTCGCGCTTCGTCGGTGATGTTTTTGGAGCCCCGCTAGCGATTGAAGCCTTGTTGGCATTCTTCCTGGAGTCCACGTTCATCGGAATCTGGATCTTCGGCTGGGATAAGGTATCCAAGCGTATTCATCTATTATCGATCTGGCTGGTAGCCTTCGGAACGATGCTCTCGGCATTCTGGATTCTGGCCGCCAATTCGTTCATGCAGCATCCGGTAGGATTCCAGATCAATAATGGACGGGCTGAAATGAATGATATCTTCGCATTAATTACAAACGGTCAGCTGCTGGTGGAGTTCCCGCATACAGTACTCGCCGCATACGCTACAGGCGCATTCCTGGTAACAGGGATTAGTGCTTATAAATTACTTAAGAAGCAGGACGTTCCCTTTTTCCGGAAATCGTTCGAAATCGCAGCCATTGTCGGTATTATCTCTTCATTTGGCGTAGCGGTTGCCGGACATGCCCAGGCGCAGTATCTGGTGGAGACCCAGCCGATGAAGATGGCCGCGTCCGAAGCATTATGGGGTGAGAGCGGAGACCCGGCACCTTGGACGATTTTTGCCAATATCGATACAGATAATAAAACCAACAGCAATGAAATTCAGGTTCCGTATCTGCTAAGCTTCTTGTCTTACAGTAAATTCTCCGGTGAAGTTAAGGGTATGAATGAGCTGCAGGCGGAATATGAACAGAAATACGGTCCAGGGGATTATATCCCTCCTGTCAAAACAACGTTCTGGAGCTTCCGCATCATGGTTGCGGCAGGCTCGCTAATGATTGCGCTTGGTGTGTATGCCATCTACCTCATGTGGCGTAAGAAGATGGACAAACCGAATACCTGGTTCATGCGGTTCATGTTCTGGGGGCTGCTGCTTCCGCCGATTGCCAACACCTCAGGCTGGATTATGACGGAGATCGGGCGTCAGCCATGGACAGTATTCGGACTTATGACTACGGAAGACAGTGTATCACCTAATATTACAAGCGGACAGGTGCTGTTCTCGGTGATTTCGTTTACCGCAATCTATGCCATACTGGGTGCGGTAATGATCGGCCTGTTCATCAAGGTTATCAAAAAAGGTCCTTATGCTATGGATAACGAACACGGCGAATCCCACGATCCGTATAACAAGGAGGACTAA
- the cydC gene encoding thiol reductant ABC exporter subunit CydC, which translates to MKREGWFAPYYSAYFWRFVLIIALGALTIFSASSLMYTSGFLISKASIPPENILMIYVPIVGVRTFGTSRAVIHYVERLVGHDTILRILSKMRIRLYNILEPQALFLSSRFRTGDILGMLADDIEYLQNVYLRTVFPSIIALLIYAVAVISLGTFDLAFALLMGLYMLILVAVLPLISLLFTQKRQRQVKQERNRLYQKLTDAVLGLGDWVISGRQSQFVDTYEADEQSVARTDGALRRWARLRMFIGQAVVGLGVLSLLYWAGGQYADGAIAGTLIAAFVLVVFPVADAFLPVSEAVEKIPQYRNSLERLNGVEAAEGAVPPAAEAAKSAEAKAKAAAAVQAIQASGQAHIELKSAGYRYAAGDDWSVQNMALDLPQGRKVAVIGRSGAGKSTLLKMVQGVITPTIGSATINGINAAAYGEQIPQLIAVLNQSPHLFDTTVANNIRLGDPGASEAAVKQAAALAKLDPLISSLPEGYNTPVREAGQRFSGGERQRMALARILLQNTPVVVLDEPTVGLDPRTERELLATMFEAMAGKTLIWVTHHLVGAEQMDEVIFMENGLVEMRGTHAELMEREPRYRKLYELDRPSQFMNTAADE; encoded by the coding sequence TTGAAACGTGAAGGATGGTTTGCTCCCTATTACTCTGCCTACTTCTGGCGGTTCGTGCTGATTATTGCCTTAGGCGCACTGACGATCTTCTCGGCGTCTTCCCTGATGTATACTTCAGGCTTCCTGATCTCGAAGGCGTCGATTCCGCCGGAAAATATACTGATGATCTATGTGCCGATTGTCGGCGTGCGCACCTTCGGAACCAGCCGGGCCGTCATCCACTATGTGGAGCGGCTCGTGGGGCATGATACGATTCTGCGCATTCTCTCGAAGATGCGCATCCGGCTCTACAACATTCTGGAGCCGCAGGCGTTGTTCCTGTCCTCGCGCTTCCGGACCGGGGATATTCTCGGCATGCTGGCGGATGATATCGAATATCTGCAGAATGTATATCTCCGCACGGTCTTCCCGAGCATCATCGCGCTCCTGATCTATGCGGTTGCCGTGATTTCGCTCGGCACGTTTGATCTGGCGTTTGCTCTGCTTATGGGCTTATACATGCTGATTCTGGTGGCCGTATTGCCGCTGATCTCCCTGCTGTTCACCCAGAAGCGTCAGCGTCAGGTGAAGCAGGAGCGCAACCGGCTGTATCAGAAGCTGACCGATGCTGTGCTGGGCCTGGGCGACTGGGTCATCAGCGGACGGCAGAGCCAGTTCGTTGACACCTATGAAGCCGACGAGCAGAGCGTCGCCCGAACGGACGGGGCGCTGCGGCGCTGGGCGCGGCTGCGGATGTTCATTGGCCAAGCCGTGGTCGGCCTTGGCGTGCTATCCCTGCTCTACTGGGCAGGCGGACAGTATGCCGATGGAGCGATTGCCGGAACGCTGATTGCCGCGTTCGTGCTGGTCGTCTTCCCGGTAGCGGATGCCTTCCTGCCCGTATCCGAGGCCGTGGAGAAAATTCCGCAATACCGGAATTCACTGGAGCGCTTGAATGGGGTGGAAGCAGCGGAGGGAGCTGTGCCGCCCGCGGCCGAAGCAGCCAAGAGTGCAGAAGCCAAAGCGAAGGCGGCTGCCGCTGTGCAGGCGATTCAGGCCAGCGGGCAGGCCCATATTGAACTGAAGTCGGCGGGCTACCGCTATGCGGCGGGAGACGACTGGTCAGTGCAGAATATGGCGCTGGACCTGCCGCAGGGCCGGAAGGTTGCCGTGATCGGCCGCAGCGGAGCCGGTAAATCGACGCTGCTCAAGATGGTGCAGGGCGTAATCACGCCAACCATCGGCTCCGCGACGATTAACGGAATTAACGCTGCGGCTTACGGTGAGCAGATTCCGCAGCTCATCGCCGTGCTGAACCAGAGCCCGCATCTGTTCGACACTACGGTGGCGAACAATATCCGGCTCGGGGACCCGGGGGCTTCGGAGGCAGCGGTTAAGCAGGCGGCAGCCCTTGCGAAGCTGGATCCATTGATCTCTTCGCTGCCGGAGGGCTATAACACTCCGGTACGCGAAGCAGGGCAGCGCTTCTCCGGCGGAGAACGCCAGCGGATGGCACTGGCCCGTATTCTGCTGCAGAATACGCCGGTTGTTGTGCTCGATGAGCCAACGGTTGGCCTTGATCCGCGCACGGAGCGCGAACTGCTGGCCACCATGTTCGAGGCGATGGCGGGCAAGACGCTGATCTGGGTTACCCATCATCTGGTGGGTGCGGAGCAGATGGACGAGGTGATTTTCATGGAGAATGGCCTGGTGGAGATGCGCGGCACCCATGCGGAGCTGATGGAGCGGGAACCGCGTTACCGCAAGCTGTATGAGCTGGACCGGCCGAGCCAATTCATGAATACGGCGGCTGATGAATAA
- a CDS encoding cold-shock protein — translation MNYRKKPLEEVPEENTAIWACTNDGCNGWMRDNFAFEHAPSCRLCHSPMVRSMKMLPQLLNSNGDLKSLKKGISIT, via the coding sequence ATGAACTACCGGAAGAAGCCTTTGGAGGAAGTACCGGAAGAAAATACCGCAATATGGGCCTGTACCAACGATGGATGTAACGGATGGATGAGGGATAATTTCGCATTTGAGCATGCGCCTTCTTGCCGTCTCTGTCATTCCCCGATGGTTCGTAGCATGAAGATGCTGCCGCAATTGCTTAATTCGAATGGCGATCTCAAATCGCTTAAGAAGGGTATTTCCATTACCTAA
- the cydB gene encoding cytochrome d ubiquinol oxidase subunit II has translation MSLNELWFLLIAVLFVGFFFLEGFDFGVGMETQILAKNDTERRVLINSIGPFWDANEVWLITGAGAMFAAFPHWYATLFSGFYIPFVFALLALIARGVAFEFRGKRDSKTWQKTWDVCIFFGSFLPPFLLAVVFASFIKGLPIDGDMQMYAGFFDIVNAYTVVAGITVVLLCLVHGLMFTTLRTLGDLQERARKLAQKLLIPLAALLVAFVIMTYNMTDIFDKRGTLLWIVVALGVVAYLLSGYFMTKKKDGYAFGMTGAVMALSVASIFIGLFPRVMISSLDQAFNLTITNAASGHYSLKVMTIVALTLLPFVLGYQIWSYFIFHKRVHEKEHLEY, from the coding sequence ATGTCACTTAATGAATTATGGTTTCTGTTGATTGCGGTGCTGTTTGTCGGGTTCTTCTTCCTTGAAGGCTTTGACTTCGGTGTAGGAATGGAGACGCAGATTCTGGCCAAGAATGATACAGAGCGCCGGGTACTGATTAATTCCATCGGGCCGTTCTGGGATGCGAATGAAGTATGGCTGATTACGGGGGCGGGCGCGATGTTCGCCGCTTTCCCGCATTGGTATGCGACGCTGTTCAGCGGATTCTATATCCCGTTCGTGTTCGCCTTGCTGGCCCTGATTGCCCGCGGTGTTGCCTTTGAATTCAGAGGTAAACGCGATTCGAAGACGTGGCAGAAAACCTGGGATGTCTGCATCTTCTTCGGCAGCTTCCTGCCGCCGTTCCTGCTGGCTGTGGTGTTTGCCAGCTTCATCAAAGGCTTGCCGATTGACGGGGATATGCAGATGTATGCTGGTTTCTTCGATATCGTAAACGCCTATACAGTTGTAGCGGGAATTACAGTAGTCCTGCTGTGTCTGGTCCATGGACTGATGTTCACTACGCTCCGCACCCTTGGAGATTTGCAGGAACGGGCACGCAAGCTGGCCCAGAAACTGCTGATTCCTCTGGCAGCGCTGCTGGTGGCCTTCGTTATAATGACGTACAATATGACAGATATCTTCGATAAACGCGGAACCCTGCTATGGATTGTAGTTGCTCTAGGCGTAGTCGCTTATCTGCTCTCCGGATATTTCATGACCAAGAAGAAGGATGGTTATGCCTTCGGAATGACCGGGGCGGTAATGGCGCTGTCGGTAGCTTCGATCTTCATCGGACTGTTCCCGCGGGTCATGATCAGCTCGCTGGATCAGGCGTTCAACCTGACGATTACGAATGCGGCCTCAGGCCACTATTCACTGAAGGTAATGACGATCGTGGCGCTGACCTTGCTGCCATTCGTGCTTGGTTATCAGATCTGGAGTTATTTCATCTTCCACAAACGGGTTCACGAGAAGGAGCATCTTGAATACTAA
- a CDS encoding YycH family regulatory protein, translated as MKEKIKSWMLVLLILGSLVESYYLIYRLPGSDSAVLSENLYVKTDIMGPKEKVENLLYPDKMIIHMGEDKHTLFYPSSTFYNLILNRLKGRSFESFQRRSVQDFDWNKIRRENPGIELSFGAGIPVTLLQRVMQISPDSLFEGESIDRIWIYNIKNDSKAHAIFFSTRGDIVYEAAKADLTVQDVQQHVDFGKNLTPYTSVNGEYYVPEAAIPLVEVVMPAGKYTIEQMQSNLFIDAGSTRYIPEKDGSKIYTDSKRSLQVDQEQNWMSFSDPAALPDGDSTPAKDALEAVDYVNMHGGWNGTYRLAATEEGRQDRKVSFQQYYGAYPSGSYPIMSDSQLQYGVIHLELQQGTVSSYERSLMYMDEEKSEKTIVELSGGEALKQRLAQIGSSLRITDLTPAYMPTLTGEKLKLHPVWRVTLSDGSVLTLN; from the coding sequence GTGAAGGAGAAAATCAAGTCATGGATGCTGGTCTTGCTGATACTCGGAAGCCTCGTGGAGAGTTATTACCTGATTTACAGGCTGCCGGGCAGCGACTCGGCGGTGTTATCGGAGAATCTGTATGTGAAGACCGATATTATGGGCCCTAAAGAAAAGGTCGAGAATCTGCTCTATCCCGATAAAATGATCATTCATATGGGCGAAGACAAACACACGCTGTTCTATCCCAGCTCAACCTTCTATAATCTGATTCTGAACCGGCTGAAGGGACGCAGCTTCGAGAGCTTCCAGCGCCGCTCGGTGCAGGACTTCGACTGGAATAAGATCCGCCGGGAGAATCCGGGCATTGAGCTGTCCTTCGGGGCAGGTATTCCGGTAACGCTGCTGCAGCGGGTGATGCAGATCTCGCCGGACTCGCTGTTTGAAGGAGAGAGCATCGACCGGATCTGGATTTACAATATCAAGAATGATTCCAAAGCACATGCCATCTTCTTCAGCACACGCGGTGATATTGTCTATGAGGCGGCGAAGGCGGACCTGACGGTGCAGGACGTGCAGCAGCATGTGGACTTCGGCAAGAACCTGACACCTTATACCTCTGTGAACGGCGAGTATTATGTGCCTGAGGCGGCCATCCCGCTGGTTGAGGTAGTGATGCCTGCGGGTAAGTATACGATTGAGCAAATGCAGAGCAATCTGTTCATCGATGCGGGCAGCACAAGATATATTCCTGAGAAGGACGGCTCCAAGATCTACACCGACAGCAAGCGCAGCCTGCAGGTGGATCAGGAGCAGAACTGGATGAGCTTCAGCGATCCTGCCGCCCTTCCGGATGGAGACAGTACACCGGCGAAGGATGCGCTGGAGGCGGTGGATTACGTCAATATGCATGGCGGCTGGAACGGAACCTACAGGCTGGCTGCTACAGAAGAAGGCCGGCAGGACCGCAAGGTATCTTTTCAGCAATATTACGGCGCCTACCCGTCAGGTTCCTATCCGATCATGAGTGATTCTCAGCTCCAGTACGGAGTGATTCATCTGGAGCTGCAGCAGGGGACCGTATCCTCTTATGAGCGCTCCCTGATGTATATGGATGAAGAGAAGTCGGAGAAAACAATTGTTGAGCTGTCCGGGGGCGAAGCACTGAAACAGCGTCTTGCCCAGATTGGAAGCTCCCTGCGGATTACTGATCTGACCCCCGCCTATATGCCTACGCTGACAGGGGAGAAGCTTAAGCTTCATCCGGTCTGGCGGGTTACGCTCAGTGATGGCAGTGTGCTGACGCTGAATTAG
- a CDS encoding MBL fold metallo-hydrolase → MGISFTVLSSGSTGNVTVVRNGETTLMIDAGLSAKRIDELLAMRELTGADLDGILVTHEHSDHIKGLGAIARKYDLPIYANTNTWGAIEKGIGKIAEHNRVIMETGQHRDFGSMRVESFAISHDAAEPVAYNFYDGKEKLCVATDLGYVSDKVRTAISDADVLVLESNHDIEMLRMGRYPWNTKRRILGDLGHLSNEAAGAALSEILTGRTKRTYLAHLSRDHNMMDLAKMSVRGAMEDRGCFFKDSEFRLCDTYYDRPTPWDKVSQS, encoded by the coding sequence ATGGGGATTTCATTTACAGTACTGTCCAGCGGTTCTACCGGGAATGTGACGGTGGTGCGTAACGGCGAGACCACGCTTATGATCGATGCGGGCCTTAGCGCGAAGCGCATTGATGAGCTGCTGGCCATGCGCGAGCTGACGGGAGCAGATTTAGACGGGATTCTTGTGACCCATGAGCATTCCGATCATATCAAGGGGCTGGGGGCGATTGCGCGCAAATACGATCTTCCGATCTATGCGAATACCAATACCTGGGGAGCGATAGAGAAGGGAATCGGCAAGATTGCTGAGCATAACCGGGTCATTATGGAAACCGGGCAGCACCGGGATTTCGGCAGTATGCGGGTAGAGTCGTTCGCGATTTCCCATGATGCTGCGGAACCGGTAGCCTACAATTTCTACGACGGCAAAGAGAAGCTGTGCGTAGCGACAGACCTCGGGTATGTCAGTGATAAGGTGAGGACGGCAATATCCGATGCCGATGTGCTTGTGCTGGAATCGAATCATGATATTGAGATGCTGCGGATGGGGCGTTACCCGTGGAATACGAAGCGGCGGATTCTTGGCGATCTGGGGCATCTGTCCAATGAGGCGGCGGGAGCGGCGCTCAGCGAGATACTGACGGGGCGGACCAAACGAACCTATCTGGCCCATTTAAGCAGAGACCACAATATGATGGATCTGGCGAAAATGTCCGTACGCGGGGCGATGGAAGACCGGGGCTGCTTCTTCAAAGACAGCGAGTTCAGGCTCTGTGATACTTATTATGACCGGCCTACGCCATGGGATAAGGTGAGCCAGTCATAA
- the cydD gene encoding thiol reductant ABC exporter subunit CydD, whose product MDKNLLGYKGVKPVFLIVGFLTLVQSLSILLLAKSLAEVVSALFAGEPLKEQGAKSLLFLLAFLVRHACAMLMSRTSYRFAEATGSSMRRQMMDKLFQLGPRLAGDRGTGNVVTLVLEGVTKFRTYLELIIPRMVGMAVTPALLLVYVYTQDTSSGVILTLTMPIIIVFMILIGMTARKQMDRQLKSYRTLSNHFVDSLRGLETLKFLGRSRSHSESIAAVSDRYRSATMRTLRVAFLSSFAMDFFTMLSVASVAVSLGLRLVNEQMTLVTGLTILILAPEYFLPVRLVGADFHATLDGKEAGEAMKSIIDRETVQAKLLEPGEQEAIQDGKAPGAFFTWNNNSSLRLNGVSVKYEEEGASSLEEVKLEFKGYAKIGIIGESGAGKSTLVDILGGFLHPTSGNITINGNGVSALTDEEWRKQTAYIPQRPYIFSGTLADNVRFYYPEATQEAVEAALESAGLSKLISLLPGGLDEMIGGGGRSLSGGQEQRVALARALLSSRPVMLLDEPTAHLDIETEYELKETMLPLFEGKLVFLATHRLHWMIDMDLIVVMQQGRVAETGTHSELTARKGAYYELIRSQLEGIH is encoded by the coding sequence ATGGATAAAAATTTGCTTGGGTACAAAGGAGTAAAGCCTGTATTTCTGATTGTCGGCTTCCTTACCCTGGTGCAAAGCCTGTCCATTCTTCTGCTGGCGAAATCGCTGGCCGAAGTTGTCTCTGCGCTGTTTGCGGGAGAACCGCTGAAGGAACAAGGGGCTAAATCGCTCTTGTTCCTTCTTGCGTTTCTCGTGCGCCATGCCTGTGCCATGCTGATGAGCCGTACATCTTACCGCTTCGCGGAAGCTACCGGCAGCAGCATGCGGAGACAAATGATGGACAAGCTGTTCCAGCTGGGACCGAGGCTGGCAGGTGACCGGGGAACCGGGAATGTGGTCACACTTGTGCTTGAAGGAGTAACCAAGTTCCGCACCTACCTGGAACTGATTATTCCGCGGATGGTCGGCATGGCGGTAACACCGGCTCTCCTGCTTGTCTATGTGTACACCCAGGATACGTCCAGCGGTGTTATTCTTACCTTAACGATGCCGATCATCATTGTCTTCATGATTCTGATCGGTATGACGGCCCGCAAGCAGATGGACCGTCAGCTGAAGTCCTACCGCACGTTGTCCAATCATTTCGTGGATTCGCTGCGCGGGCTGGAAACGCTGAAATTCCTTGGACGCAGCCGCAGCCATAGCGAGAGTATTGCAGCGGTCAGCGACCGCTACCGCTCGGCCACGATGCGTACGCTGCGCGTGGCGTTCCTGTCTTCATTCGCCATGGACTTCTTCACGATGCTGTCGGTGGCATCGGTAGCGGTAAGCCTCGGGCTGCGTCTGGTCAATGAGCAGATGACACTGGTTACAGGATTAACGATCCTGATTCTGGCCCCGGAATATTTCCTGCCGGTGCGGCTGGTGGGTGCGGACTTCCATGCCACACTAGACGGCAAGGAAGCCGGAGAAGCGATGAAGAGCATTATTGACCGCGAGACCGTGCAGGCGAAGCTGCTGGAGCCGGGGGAACAGGAGGCTATACAGGACGGCAAGGCTCCGGGAGCGTTTTTCACGTGGAACAATAACAGCTCTTTACGGCTTAACGGAGTTAGCGTCAAGTATGAAGAAGAAGGTGCATCCTCGCTCGAAGAGGTGAAGCTTGAATTCAAAGGATATGCGAAGATCGGAATTATCGGGGAGAGCGGGGCAGGCAAGTCTACACTCGTGGATATCCTGGGCGGCTTCCTTCATCCGACCTCCGGCAATATCACGATTAACGGGAATGGGGTCAGTGCGCTTACGGATGAGGAGTGGCGCAAGCAGACCGCTTATATTCCGCAGCGTCCTTACATCTTCAGCGGCACACTGGCTGACAATGTGCGGTTCTATTATCCGGAAGCTACGCAGGAGGCTGTTGAGGCAGCACTGGAGTCCGCCGGACTATCGAAGCTGATATCCTTGCTGCCTGGCGGGTTGGATGAAATGATCGGCGGCGGCGGACGTTCGCTCAGCGGCGGACAAGAGCAGCGTGTGGCACTGGCCCGTGCTCTCTTGAGCAGCCGCCCGGTTATGCTGCTGGATGAGCCGACGGCTCACTTGGACATTGAGACAGAATATGAGCTGAAGGAAACGATGCTGCCGCTGTTCGAAGGCAAGCTGGTATTCCTGGCTACGCACCGCCTGCACTGGATGATTGACATGGATCTGATTGTCGTCATGCAGCAGGGACGGGTAGCCGAAACCGGCACACACAGCGAGCTGACAGCCCGTAAGGGTGCTTACTATGAGCTTATTCGAAGTCAATTGGAGGGAATCCATTGA